One window of the Janthinobacterium sp. PAMC25594 genome contains the following:
- a CDS encoding CoA-acylating methylmalonate-semialdehyde dehydrogenase codes for MTTPMIGHFIGGNPMASRSERTSDVFNPATGAVTAKVSLATAAELNAAVAAAHAAFPAWSQTSPLRRARVMFKFKELLEEHADQLAALITAEHGKVFTDAKGEVTRGIEVVEFACGIPQMMKGEYSEQVAGGIDAWSIRQALGVCVGITPFNFPVMVPMWMFPMAIACGNTFVLKPSERDPSASLLLAQLLTDAGLPDGVFNVVQGDKEAVDGLLRHPDVRAVSFVGSTPIAEYIYATGCAQGKRVQALGGAKNHMVVMPDADIPQTVDALMGAAFGSAGERCMAISVVVAVGNVADQLVEALVPRIAALKITQGMDLSAEMGPVVTQVHKDKIAGYIATGVKEGAKLVSDGRGFVLPGHETGFFLGGSLFDHVTPEMTIYKKEIFGPVLCIVRVPDFATALDLVNAHEYGNGTAIYTRDGNTAREYTHRVQVGMVGVNVPIPVPMAFHSFGGWKRSLFGDHHAHGPESVRFYTKQKAVTQRWPASTAAGAEFAMPTLK; via the coding sequence ATGACTACCCCGATGATCGGCCACTTTATTGGTGGCAATCCCATGGCTTCGCGCTCCGAGCGCACGAGCGACGTCTTCAATCCCGCCACGGGCGCCGTCACGGCCAAGGTGTCGCTGGCGACTGCCGCCGAGCTGAACGCGGCCGTGGCCGCCGCCCACGCGGCCTTTCCCGCCTGGTCGCAAACCTCGCCCCTGCGCCGCGCACGGGTCATGTTCAAGTTCAAGGAATTGCTGGAAGAACATGCGGATCAATTGGCTGCCCTGATCACGGCCGAACATGGCAAGGTGTTTACGGATGCGAAAGGGGAAGTGACGCGCGGCATCGAAGTGGTGGAGTTTGCCTGCGGCATCCCGCAGATGATGAAGGGCGAGTACAGCGAGCAAGTGGCAGGCGGTATCGACGCCTGGTCGATCCGCCAGGCGCTCGGTGTCTGCGTCGGCATCACGCCGTTCAATTTCCCCGTGATGGTGCCGATGTGGATGTTCCCGATGGCGATTGCCTGCGGCAATACGTTCGTCCTCAAACCGTCGGAGCGCGACCCGTCGGCCAGCCTGCTGCTGGCGCAGCTGTTGACGGATGCGGGCTTGCCCGATGGCGTCTTTAATGTGGTGCAGGGCGACAAGGAAGCCGTCGACGGCTTGCTGCGCCATCCGGACGTACGCGCCGTCAGCTTTGTCGGCTCCACGCCGATCGCCGAATACATCTATGCCACCGGCTGCGCGCAGGGCAAGCGCGTGCAAGCGCTGGGTGGCGCCAAGAATCACATGGTCGTCATGCCCGACGCGGATATCCCGCAGACGGTCGATGCCCTGATGGGCGCTGCCTTCGGTTCGGCGGGCGAGCGCTGTATGGCCATTTCCGTCGTCGTGGCCGTCGGCAACGTGGCCGACCAGCTGGTCGAAGCGCTGGTGCCCCGCATCGCGGCCCTGAAAATCACGCAGGGCATGGATCTGTCGGCCGAGATGGGCCCCGTGGTCACGCAAGTGCACAAGGACAAGATCGCCGGCTACATCGCCACCGGCGTCAAGGAAGGCGCCAAGCTGGTCAGCGATGGACGCGGTTTCGTGCTGCCAGGTCATGAAACCGGCTTTTTCCTCGGTGGCAGCCTGTTCGACCATGTCACGCCCGAGATGACCATCTATAAAAAGGAAATCTTCGGCCCTGTCCTGTGCATCGTGCGCGTACCCGATTTCGCCACGGCGCTGGACCTGGTCAACGCGCATGAATACGGCAACGGCACGGCGATTTACACGCGCGATGGCAACACGGCGCGCGAATACACGCACCGGGTGCAGGTGGGGATGGTCGGCGTCAACGTGCCGATTCCCGTGCCGATGGCCTTCCACAGCTTCGGCGGCTGGAAGCGCAGCCTGTTCGGCGACCACCACGCGCATGGCCCGGAATCGGTGCGTTTCTACACGAAACAGAAGGCCGTCACGCAGCGCTGGCCGGCCTCGACGGCCGCCGGGGCCGAGTTCGCCATGCCGACCCTGAAGTAA
- the iolB gene encoding 5-deoxy-glucuronate isomerase — MSPLLVKAGQGQTIVEVTPESAGWTHVGFAAHRLAAGESLSLETGSRELCLVVLTGTVTVQAGEQSWEAIGNRASVFEERSPYAVYVPLETQVSITAVSAAEVALCSAPATTHRPARLIEPASMTRSVRGKGANTRYVCDILPQTEEADGLLVVEVVTPSGHSSSYPPHKHDSDNVPLESSLEETYYHRLNPEQGFAYQRVYTDDRSIDEAMAVENHDVVMVPRGYHPVTVPYGYDGYYLNVMAGPKRVWHFKNDPAHEWLMNTK; from the coding sequence ATGAGCCCGCTGCTGGTGAAAGCGGGGCAGGGACAGACCATCGTCGAGGTCACGCCCGAGTCGGCCGGCTGGACGCATGTGGGTTTTGCCGCGCACCGCCTGGCGGCCGGCGAATCGCTGAGCCTGGAGACGGGCAGCCGCGAACTGTGCCTCGTCGTGCTGACGGGCACCGTCACCGTGCAGGCGGGCGAGCAGAGCTGGGAAGCCATCGGCAATCGCGCCAGCGTCTTCGAGGAGCGCTCTCCGTATGCCGTGTATGTGCCGCTGGAAACACAGGTCAGCATCACGGCCGTGAGCGCCGCCGAAGTGGCCCTGTGCAGCGCGCCGGCCACCACGCACCGTCCGGCGCGCCTGATCGAACCGGCCAGCATGACGCGTTCCGTGCGCGGCAAGGGCGCCAACACGCGCTATGTGTGCGACATCCTGCCGCAGACAGAGGAAGCGGATGGCTTGCTGGTGGTCGAGGTGGTCACGCCGTCCGGCCACTCGTCCAGCTATCCGCCGCACAAGCATGATAGCGACAATGTGCCGCTGGAAAGTTCGCTGGAAGAAACGTATTACCACCGTCTGAACCCGGAGCAGGGCTTTGCATACCAAAGAGTCTACACGGATGACCGTTCCATCGACGAAGCCATGGCCGTGGAAAACCACGACGTGGTGATGGTGCCCAGGGGTTACCACCCCGTCACCGTGCCGTATGGCTATGACGGCTATTACCTGAACGTGATGGCCGGCCCGAAACGCGTGTGGCACTTTAAAAACGACCCGGCCCATGAGTGGCTGATGAATACCAAATAA